A window of the Gemmatirosa kalamazoonensis genome harbors these coding sequences:
- a CDS encoding HupE/UreJ family protein — MILSRISRRRPVRLLLLGLALAVAAGRALAHEIPARVAILAFVKPQGRLLRVVVRVPLEAMRDVRLPLRDGVYLDLARPELDRALRDAAELWVAGGLELRADDVRLMPRVTAARASLPSDRSFERFETALAETIGPPLASATALPWRQAMLDVAIEYDVPSDHARLSLRPALAHLGLHTTTALRFLPPDGAERAFTWSGDPGLVRLDPRWHQAALSFLSLGVRHILGGVDHLLFVLCLVLPLGRIRPLVGVVTAFTAAHSVTLAASALGLAPDALWFPRLVELLVAASIVYMACENALGTRLDRRWAVAFGFGLVHGFAFSFALRESMQFAGSHLPTALLAFNAGVELGQLAAIAVAVPLLALLFRRVPRRGGVILGSALVGHTAWHWMLDRWSALREYRFTWPALDRAFVAGTMRVAALLLVVVLMLWAMSALAERLSRGGREVEAR; from the coding sequence ATGATCTTATCCCGCATTTCTCGACGTCGTCCAGTACGCCTCCTCCTGCTCGGCCTCGCGCTCGCGGTGGCCGCGGGCCGGGCGCTCGCGCACGAGATCCCGGCGCGCGTGGCGATCCTCGCGTTCGTGAAGCCGCAGGGTCGGCTGCTGCGCGTCGTCGTGCGCGTGCCGCTGGAGGCGATGCGTGACGTGCGGCTCCCGCTGCGCGACGGCGTGTACCTCGACCTCGCGCGCCCGGAGCTCGATCGCGCGCTGCGCGACGCGGCCGAGCTGTGGGTCGCCGGCGGGCTGGAGCTGCGCGCGGACGACGTTAGGCTCATGCCGCGCGTCACCGCGGCGCGCGCGTCGCTGCCGTCGGACCGGAGCTTCGAGCGGTTCGAGACCGCGCTCGCGGAGACGATCGGCCCACCGCTGGCATCGGCGACCGCGCTTCCGTGGCGCCAGGCGATGCTCGACGTCGCGATCGAGTACGACGTGCCGTCGGACCATGCGCGCCTGTCGCTCCGCCCGGCGCTCGCGCACCTCGGCCTGCACACGACGACGGCGCTGCGGTTCCTGCCGCCCGACGGCGCCGAGCGCGCGTTCACGTGGAGCGGCGACCCGGGGCTCGTGCGCCTCGATCCTCGCTGGCACCAGGCCGCGCTCTCCTTCCTGTCGCTCGGCGTTAGGCACATCCTCGGCGGCGTCGATCACCTGCTGTTCGTGCTCTGCCTCGTGCTCCCGCTCGGACGGATCCGGCCGCTCGTCGGCGTGGTGACGGCGTTCACCGCGGCGCACTCGGTGACGCTCGCGGCGAGCGCGCTCGGGCTCGCGCCGGATGCGCTCTGGTTCCCGCGGCTCGTCGAGCTGCTCGTCGCGGCGTCGATCGTGTACATGGCGTGCGAGAACGCGTTGGGCACCCGGCTCGATCGGCGGTGGGCGGTGGCGTTCGGCTTCGGGCTCGTGCACGGCTTCGCGTTCTCGTTCGCGCTCCGCGAGTCGATGCAGTTCGCCGGCTCGCACCTGCCGACGGCGCTGCTCGCGTTCAACGCCGGCGTGGAGCTCGGCCAGCTCGCCGCGATCGCCGTCGCCGTGCCGCTGCTCGCGCTCCTCTTCCGCCGAGTGCCGCGCCGCGGGGGCGTGATCCTCGGCTCCGCGCTCGTCGGACATACGGCGTGGCACTGGATGCTCGACCGGTGGAGCGCGCTCCGCGAGTACCGATTCACCTGGCCCGCGCTCGACCGCGCGTTCGTCGCCGGCACCATGCGCGTCGCGGCGCTGCTGCTCGTCGTCGTGCTGATGCTGTGGGCGATGTCGGCGCTGGCCGAGCGGCTCTCGCGCGGCGGGCGCGAGGTGGAGGCGCGATGA
- a CDS encoding DinB family protein yields the protein MRPETEELLSLLDRERDAFLAQVARVPAARLGERPSPDAWSVAEVVEHVARIDRGVGKIVALRSAEPLTATAEELAAARLTPERIAFLRDRTQRVEAPERVRPKGTLTPDDALAQLASAREEMKHAYRTADPAVLDGAIWPHPIIGPVTLRGWFELTAHHDARHAGQIAEIADAFGPA from the coding sequence ATGCGTCCTGAAACCGAAGAGCTGCTGTCCCTGCTCGACCGCGAGCGCGACGCGTTCCTCGCCCAGGTGGCCCGCGTCCCCGCGGCGCGACTTGGCGAGCGCCCTTCACCCGACGCGTGGTCGGTGGCCGAGGTGGTCGAGCACGTGGCGCGCATCGACCGCGGCGTGGGAAAGATCGTCGCGCTGCGCAGCGCCGAGCCGCTGACCGCGACGGCGGAGGAGCTGGCGGCGGCGCGACTCACGCCGGAGCGCATCGCGTTCCTGCGCGACCGCACGCAGCGCGTGGAGGCGCCCGAGCGCGTGCGGCCGAAGGGAACGCTGACGCCCGACGATGCGCTCGCGCAGCTCGCTTCCGCGCGCGAGGAGATGAAGCACGCGTATCGCACCGCCGACCCCGCGGTGCTCGACGGCGCGATCTGGCCGCACCCGATCATCGGTCCGGTGACGCTGCGCGGCTGGTTCGAGCTCACCGCGCACCACGACGCGCGGCACGCGGGCCAGATCGCGGAGATCGCCGACGCGTTCGGGCCGGCCTGA
- a CDS encoding ABC transporter ATP-binding protein, whose translation MTAPTPPAPPGRTSRERYHRFVDDYRHRRLDALVDAAEGRRLLGEERAKANGKGTARRDRMREYVRWLRPHRWAVAAFFALALTRAGLEMIEPLFMRFIVDRVLLNRALDAAARLSRLNAVGLTFLTVIVTSNLINAFKDNRQRRLNARVMLTLRRALFQRFLHLPLSTLYDMKTGGILSRLSGDVDTTSGLLQLAIVSPSLSVIRLVVAIVVLLSINWRLALTALAIIPGVMVISFVSSKRVRPIYRSIRKDAERIDGRVGETFSGIRVVRAFRQEMHELLDYMRGRHTVLRKEMFAQRREMVLWTSWGVLLGIVNVVIVWYGGYLNLRGRASIGDIMAFQWYTFLLLGPVWQIVNSFSELQRSLAAMERVFEVLGMPEDKPDRPDAVDAPRVVREIRFEHVQFEYREGRPVVRDFDVTVPGGSVVALVGRSGAGKTTVTDLVARFHDPTRGRIVLNGIDLRDLRLHTYRDLLAIVQQDVFLFDGSVRDNIAYGRLDATDADVLDAARRANAHEFIERLPDGYETFIGERGVKLSGGQQQRLAIARALLARPQILILDEATSNLDTESEQLIQASMATLLAGRTTFVIAHRLSTIRRADLILLLEDGAVVERGTHDELMAARGTYYDMVARQMAVAGHEGEEALR comes from the coding sequence GTGACCGCCCCGACGCCCCCCGCGCCTCCGGGCCGCACCTCGCGCGAGCGCTACCACCGCTTCGTCGACGACTACCGGCACCGCCGCCTCGACGCGCTGGTCGACGCGGCCGAGGGGCGCCGGCTGCTCGGCGAGGAGCGGGCGAAGGCGAACGGCAAGGGAACGGCGCGGCGCGACCGGATGCGCGAGTACGTGCGGTGGCTGCGCCCGCACCGGTGGGCCGTCGCGGCGTTCTTCGCGCTCGCGCTCACGCGCGCCGGGCTCGAGATGATCGAGCCGCTGTTCATGCGTTTCATCGTGGACCGCGTGCTGCTGAACCGCGCGCTCGATGCCGCGGCGCGGCTGTCGCGGCTGAATGCCGTGGGGCTCACGTTCCTCACGGTGATCGTCACGTCGAACCTGATCAACGCGTTCAAGGACAACCGCCAGCGGCGGCTGAACGCGCGCGTGATGCTGACGCTGCGGCGCGCGCTGTTCCAGCGGTTCCTGCATCTGCCGCTGTCGACGCTCTACGACATGAAGACGGGCGGCATCCTGTCGCGGCTGTCGGGCGACGTGGACACGACGAGCGGGCTGCTCCAGCTCGCGATCGTGTCGCCGTCGCTGTCGGTGATCCGGCTCGTCGTCGCCATCGTGGTGCTGCTGTCGATCAACTGGCGGCTCGCGCTCACGGCGCTCGCGATCATCCCGGGCGTGATGGTGATCAGCTTCGTGTCGTCGAAGCGCGTGCGCCCGATCTATCGCTCCATCCGCAAGGACGCCGAGCGCATCGACGGGCGCGTCGGCGAGACGTTCTCCGGCATCCGCGTCGTGCGCGCGTTCCGGCAGGAGATGCACGAGCTGCTCGACTACATGCGCGGCCGGCACACCGTGCTGCGCAAGGAGATGTTCGCGCAGCGGCGCGAGATGGTGCTGTGGACGTCGTGGGGCGTGCTGTTGGGCATCGTGAACGTCGTCATCGTGTGGTACGGCGGCTACCTGAACCTCCGCGGCCGCGCGTCGATCGGCGACATCATGGCGTTCCAGTGGTACACGTTCCTGCTTCTCGGCCCGGTGTGGCAGATCGTCAACTCGTTCTCCGAGCTCCAGCGCTCGCTCGCCGCGATGGAGCGCGTATTCGAGGTGCTCGGCATGCCGGAGGACAAGCCGGATCGGCCCGACGCGGTGGACGCGCCGCGCGTGGTGCGCGAGATCCGCTTCGAGCACGTGCAGTTCGAGTACCGCGAGGGGCGGCCGGTGGTGCGCGACTTCGACGTGACGGTGCCGGGCGGCTCGGTGGTGGCGCTCGTCGGCCGCAGCGGCGCCGGCAAGACGACGGTGACGGACCTCGTGGCGCGGTTCCACGACCCGACGCGCGGCCGCATCGTGCTGAACGGGATCGACCTGCGCGATCTCCGGCTGCACACGTACCGCGACCTGCTCGCCATCGTGCAGCAGGACGTCTTCCTGTTCGACGGCTCGGTGCGCGACAACATCGCGTACGGGCGCCTCGACGCCACGGATGCCGACGTCCTCGACGCCGCGCGCCGCGCGAACGCGCACGAGTTCATCGAGCGGCTGCCGGACGGCTACGAGACGTTCATCGGCGAGCGCGGGGTGAAGCTCTCCGGCGGCCAGCAGCAGCGGCTCGCGATCGCCCGCGCGCTGCTCGCGCGGCCGCAGATCCTGATCCTCGACGAGGCGACGAGCAACCTCGATACGGAGAGCGAGCAGCTCATCCAGGCGTCGATGGCGACGCTGCTCGCCGGCCGCACCACGTTCGTGATCGCGCACCGCCTCTCCACGATCCGGCGCGCGGACCTCATCCTGCTGCTCGAGGACGGCGCGGTGGTCGAGCGCGGCACGCACGACGAGCTGATGGCCGCGCGCGGCACGTACTACGACATGGTCGCGCGGCAGATGGCCGTCGCGGGACACGAAGGAGAGGAGGCGCTGCGTTGA
- a CDS encoding nucleotidyltransferase domain-containing protein, with protein sequence MTETPLELRYHRALDALVAQVREDRSVVAAILGGSLSHDTVWERSDIDLVLVTQDERKSGPGSYTLSADGVHVHAWLIQRAELRRIVDGALHNSFIHAFLAKGRLLYSHDDTLAELMARVRDVGERDTELQLFQAGIEALGPLDKAHKWMITRGDLHYTALWILYAATPIARLEIVGRRLIADREVIPQAAKLDPALFDTIYTGLLDRPKTRDAVQAALDAASGYVRTRAPRLFAPIVAHLRDVREARSATEIDDHFRRHVGVEGVSLACEYLAHEGLIGRASTPVKLTKRSNVEVQELAFYALGA encoded by the coding sequence GTGACCGAGACGCCCCTCGAGCTCCGCTACCATCGCGCCCTCGACGCGCTCGTCGCGCAGGTGCGCGAGGATCGCTCGGTGGTCGCGGCGATCCTCGGCGGCAGCCTGTCGCACGACACGGTCTGGGAGCGCTCCGACATCGACCTGGTGCTGGTGACGCAGGACGAGCGGAAGAGCGGGCCGGGGAGCTACACGCTCAGCGCCGACGGCGTGCACGTGCACGCGTGGCTGATCCAGCGGGCCGAGCTCCGGCGCATCGTCGACGGCGCGCTGCACAACTCGTTCATCCACGCGTTCCTCGCGAAGGGCCGCCTGCTCTACTCGCACGACGACACGCTGGCCGAGCTGATGGCGCGCGTACGCGACGTCGGCGAGCGCGACACGGAGCTGCAGCTCTTCCAGGCCGGGATCGAGGCGCTCGGCCCGCTCGACAAGGCGCACAAGTGGATGATCACGCGCGGCGACCTGCATTACACCGCGCTCTGGATCCTGTACGCCGCGACGCCCATCGCGCGCCTCGAGATCGTCGGCCGCCGGCTCATCGCCGACCGCGAGGTGATCCCGCAGGCCGCGAAGCTCGACCCCGCGCTGTTCGACACGATCTACACCGGCCTGCTCGATCGCCCGAAGACGCGCGACGCGGTGCAGGCGGCGCTCGACGCGGCGTCCGGCTATGTGCGCACGCGCGCGCCGCGGCTGTTCGCGCCGATCGTGGCGCACCTGCGCGACGTGCGCGAGGCACGCTCCGCCACCGAGATCGACGACCACTTCCGCCGGCACGTCGGCGTCGAGGGCGTGTCGCTCGCCTGCGAGTACCTCGCGCACGAGGGCCTCATCGGCCGCGCGTCGACGCCCGTCAAGCTCACGAAGCGGAGCAACGTGGAGGTGCAGGAGCTCGCGTTCTACGCGCTCGGCGCATGA
- the uvrA gene encoding excinuclease ABC subunit UvrA — MKRNGKRPAPRTAISVQGARVHNLKNVSVEIPRDRLVVVTGLSGSGKSSLAFDTIYAEGQRRYMESLSSFAKRFVAQVAKPDVDFVFGLSPVISIEQKTTGSNPRSTVGTMTDVASYLNLLFATVGEPHCPRTGEPAPSRSTSQIVESILSLPDGTEVELRAPVFRVYGEDLDVVLTEVRKKGCRRLIVDGVSVDLAEKMELDESAVRHMDAVVDRVVVAKRHEKSIKAAVAAALLVGDGLLSVHVVKGAAAAQTKRFHEAFSRRHHFAYGDIGPEWFQFNNPEAACRTCGGLGVDKLTHPELLVPDPTRSIRGGCFVKEAFRYNPDTWDGRLMYSMALALGFSLDTPWAALPESVRQAILYGVGVDKIAVRTPPDAKTKREEHEGREVGFHGIARRIERHYRRYRQRGEGSAGMEAWLDRVMVEHTCPDCQGARLRATRLLWTVGGRTLHDVNRMHFDELHAFLGDVKPSGRGADAGRQVLKEIRARLDVLRGIGLDYLSFDRRAGTLSGGESQRIRLSTQIGSGLMGMLYVLDEPSIGLHPKDNVKMIATLESLRDIGNTVIVVEHDEDTIRAADHVVEMGPGPGVHGGTVVVQGTIDDVLACDASPTGQFLSGRRAIATPKKRRRGNGYALVVRGARENNLKAIDVVFPLGTLTAITGASGSGKSTLVSDVLYKALWKRLVDTRTLPGAHDAVEGMERVHKVVSIDQSPIGRNSRSNPATYVGFYDAIRDLFTAAPLAVERGYKPGRFSFNVKGGRCEECQGEGVITTQLYFMPDVEVTCGACKGARFNAETLEVTLRGKTIDDVLNMSVEEGARFFEDDPAVGRKIDVLVDLGLGYLTLGQSATTLSGGEAQRVKIATELSRLQRAKHTVYILDEPTTGLHLADVERLLESLNRLVDVGHTVLLIEHHLDVIKTADHVIDLGPEGGHAGGEVVVTGTPEQVAACRASHTGRFLRAHLR; from the coding sequence GTGAAACGCAACGGCAAGCGCCCCGCGCCTCGCACCGCGATCTCCGTGCAGGGCGCGCGCGTGCACAATCTGAAGAACGTCTCCGTCGAGATCCCGCGCGACCGGCTCGTCGTCGTCACCGGTCTCTCCGGATCCGGCAAGTCGAGCCTCGCGTTCGACACCATCTACGCCGAGGGACAGCGGCGGTACATGGAGTCGCTGTCGTCGTTCGCGAAGCGGTTCGTCGCGCAGGTCGCGAAGCCCGACGTCGACTTCGTGTTCGGGCTCTCGCCGGTCATCTCCATCGAGCAGAAGACCACCGGGAGCAACCCGCGGTCCACCGTCGGCACGATGACCGACGTCGCGAGCTATCTCAACCTGCTGTTCGCGACCGTCGGCGAGCCGCACTGCCCGCGCACGGGCGAGCCCGCGCCGAGTCGCAGCACGAGCCAGATCGTGGAGTCGATCCTGTCGCTCCCCGACGGCACGGAGGTGGAGCTGCGCGCGCCGGTGTTCCGCGTCTACGGCGAGGACCTCGACGTCGTGCTCACCGAGGTGCGCAAGAAGGGCTGCCGTCGCCTCATCGTCGACGGCGTGTCGGTGGACCTCGCGGAGAAGATGGAGCTCGACGAGAGCGCGGTGCGGCACATGGACGCGGTGGTGGATCGCGTCGTCGTCGCGAAGCGCCACGAGAAGTCGATCAAGGCCGCCGTCGCCGCGGCGCTGCTCGTCGGCGACGGGCTGCTCTCGGTGCACGTCGTGAAGGGCGCCGCGGCGGCGCAGACGAAGCGCTTTCACGAGGCGTTCAGCCGCAGGCACCACTTCGCGTACGGCGACATCGGCCCCGAGTGGTTCCAGTTCAACAACCCCGAGGCCGCGTGCCGCACCTGCGGGGGCCTCGGCGTCGACAAGCTCACGCACCCCGAGCTGCTCGTTCCCGATCCCACGCGGTCCATCCGCGGCGGCTGCTTCGTGAAGGAGGCGTTCCGCTACAACCCCGACACGTGGGACGGGCGCCTCATGTACAGCATGGCGCTCGCACTGGGCTTCTCGCTCGACACGCCGTGGGCGGCGCTGCCGGAATCCGTTAGGCAGGCGATCCTCTACGGCGTCGGCGTCGACAAGATCGCCGTGCGCACGCCCCCCGACGCGAAGACCAAGCGCGAGGAGCACGAGGGCCGCGAGGTCGGCTTCCACGGCATCGCGCGCCGCATCGAGCGGCACTACCGGCGCTATCGCCAGCGCGGCGAGGGGAGCGCGGGCATGGAAGCGTGGCTCGACCGCGTGATGGTGGAGCACACCTGCCCCGACTGTCAGGGCGCCCGGCTGCGCGCCACGCGGCTGCTGTGGACCGTCGGCGGCCGCACGCTGCACGACGTGAACCGCATGCACTTCGACGAGCTGCACGCGTTCCTCGGCGACGTGAAGCCGAGCGGCCGCGGGGCCGACGCGGGGCGGCAGGTGCTGAAGGAGATCCGCGCGCGGCTCGACGTGCTGCGCGGCATCGGGCTGGACTACCTCAGCTTCGATCGCCGCGCGGGCACGCTGTCGGGCGGCGAGTCGCAGCGCATCCGCCTGTCGACGCAGATCGGCTCGGGGCTCATGGGCATGCTCTACGTGCTCGACGAGCCGAGCATCGGGCTGCACCCGAAGGACAACGTGAAGATGATCGCGACGCTGGAGAGCCTGCGCGACATCGGCAACACCGTCATCGTCGTCGAGCACGACGAGGACACCATCCGCGCCGCCGACCACGTCGTGGAGATGGGGCCCGGCCCCGGCGTGCACGGCGGCACCGTCGTCGTGCAGGGGACGATCGACGACGTGCTCGCGTGCGACGCGTCGCCGACCGGACAGTTCCTCTCGGGGCGCCGCGCCATCGCGACGCCGAAGAAGCGGCGGCGCGGGAACGGCTACGCGCTCGTCGTGCGCGGCGCGCGCGAGAACAACCTGAAGGCGATCGACGTCGTGTTTCCGTTAGGCACGCTCACCGCCATCACCGGCGCGAGCGGATCCGGCAAGAGCACGCTCGTGAGCGACGTGCTGTACAAGGCGCTGTGGAAGCGGCTCGTCGACACGCGCACGCTTCCCGGCGCGCACGACGCGGTGGAGGGGATGGAGCGCGTGCACAAGGTCGTCAGCATCGACCAGTCGCCGATCGGCCGCAATTCGCGGTCGAACCCGGCGACGTACGTCGGGTTCTACGACGCCATCCGCGACCTGTTCACCGCCGCGCCGCTCGCCGTGGAGCGCGGCTACAAGCCGGGGCGCTTCAGCTTCAACGTGAAGGGCGGCCGCTGCGAGGAATGCCAGGGCGAGGGCGTCATCACCACGCAGCTCTACTTCATGCCCGACGTGGAGGTCACGTGCGGCGCGTGCAAGGGCGCGCGGTTCAACGCCGAGACGCTCGAGGTCACGCTCCGCGGCAAGACGATCGACGACGTGCTGAACATGTCGGTCGAGGAGGGGGCGCGCTTCTTCGAGGACGACCCCGCGGTGGGCCGCAAGATCGACGTGCTCGTGGACCTCGGGCTCGGCTACCTCACGTTAGGCCAGTCGGCCACCACGCTCTCCGGCGGCGAGGCGCAGCGCGTGAAGATCGCCACGGAGCTCAGCCGGCTGCAGCGCGCGAAGCACACCGTCTACATCCTCGACGAGCCGACGACCGGGCTGCACCTGGCCGACGTGGAGCGGCTGCTCGAGTCGCTGAACCGCCTCGTCGACGTCGGCCACACCGTGCTGCTCATCGAGCACCACCTCGACGTCATCAAGACCGCGGACCACGTCATCGACCTCGGCCCCGAGGGGGGGCACGCCGGCGGGGAGGTGGTCGTGACGGGGACGCCCGAGCAGGTGGCGGCGTGCCGGGCGTCGCACACCGGGCGGTTCCTCCGGGCGCATCTGCGATAG
- a CDS encoding MATE family efflux transporter, with amino-acid sequence MANLTSGPVTRHLLKTTSFMLVTMVFQTLYFLVDLYWVGRLGTDAVAAVGIAGNLNFVVLALTQMLGVGTTTLVSHAAGRGDHEHALLAFNQSQVLAMLTGLGVLVAGLAGRGVYAASMGADARTAALAADYLLWFVPALALQFGIVAMGAALRGMGNFRPGMIVGTTTVIVNTVLAPFLIFGWGTGHPLGVAGAALSTLIALAVGVAWLTTYFLPKDAPLRFVVADWRPRLDLWKRIVAIGLPAGVEFALMAAYMMIVYVISRPFGAAAQAGFGIGQRVVQSGFMPVVALGFSVAPVAGQNFGARLAGRVRETFRDAAWMAGGVMLAFALLCKAAPAALVGIFSHDAATIAVGVEYLRIVSWNFVASGVVFVTSSMFQAMGNTVPSLATSGLRLLLSALPALALSRAPGFQLSWVWYLSVLSVWVQLGVALLLLRREYRLRLAFPAAPSAEAASAGVAAPAHALAGAEARSTA; translated from the coding sequence ATGGCGAACCTCACCTCCGGCCCGGTCACGCGGCATCTGCTGAAGACCACGAGCTTCATGCTCGTCACGATGGTCTTCCAGACGCTGTACTTCCTCGTCGACCTGTACTGGGTCGGCCGGCTCGGCACCGACGCCGTCGCGGCGGTCGGCATCGCGGGGAACCTGAACTTCGTGGTGCTCGCGCTGACGCAGATGCTCGGCGTCGGCACGACGACGCTCGTCTCCCACGCCGCCGGCCGGGGCGACCACGAGCACGCGCTGCTCGCGTTCAACCAGTCGCAGGTGCTCGCGATGCTGACCGGGCTCGGCGTGCTCGTCGCCGGCCTCGCCGGGCGCGGGGTATACGCGGCGTCGATGGGCGCCGATGCGCGCACCGCGGCCCTCGCCGCCGACTACCTGCTCTGGTTCGTGCCCGCGCTCGCGCTGCAGTTCGGGATCGTCGCGATGGGCGCGGCGCTGCGCGGTATGGGGAACTTCCGCCCCGGCATGATCGTCGGCACGACGACCGTCATCGTGAACACGGTGCTCGCGCCGTTCCTCATCTTCGGCTGGGGGACGGGGCATCCGTTAGGCGTCGCCGGCGCCGCGCTGTCGACGCTGATCGCGCTCGCCGTGGGCGTGGCGTGGCTCACGACGTACTTCCTGCCGAAGGACGCGCCGCTGCGCTTCGTGGTCGCCGACTGGCGGCCGCGGCTCGACCTGTGGAAGCGCATCGTCGCGATCGGGCTGCCGGCGGGCGTCGAGTTCGCGCTCATGGCGGCGTACATGATGATCGTCTACGTCATCTCGCGGCCGTTCGGCGCGGCGGCACAGGCGGGGTTCGGCATCGGCCAGCGCGTGGTGCAGTCGGGCTTCATGCCGGTCGTCGCGTTGGGCTTCTCGGTCGCGCCGGTGGCGGGACAGAACTTCGGCGCGCGCCTCGCCGGCCGGGTGCGCGAGACGTTCCGCGACGCCGCGTGGATGGCCGGCGGCGTGATGCTCGCGTTCGCGCTGCTGTGCAAGGCGGCGCCGGCGGCGCTCGTCGGGATCTTCTCGCACGACGCGGCGACGATCGCCGTCGGCGTGGAGTATCTGCGCATCGTGTCGTGGAACTTCGTCGCGTCGGGCGTGGTGTTCGTGACCTCGAGCATGTTCCAGGCGATGGGCAACACCGTGCCGTCGCTCGCCACGTCGGGGTTGCGCCTGCTCCTCAGCGCGCTGCCGGCGCTCGCGCTGTCACGCGCGCCCGGCTTCCAGCTGTCGTGGGTGTGGTACCTGTCGGTGCTCTCGGTGTGGGTGCAGCTCGGCGTGGCGCTCCTGCTGCTGCGGCGCGAGTATCGGCTGCGGCTCGCGTTCCCCGCGGCGCCGAGCGCGGAGGCCGCATCGGCGGGCGTGGCCGCGCCGGCGCACGCGCTCGCGGGCGCCGAGGCGCGGAGCACGGCGTGA
- a CDS encoding tetratricopeptide repeat protein: MPLARRPLTACAILIAACTQGCAARPPAPAPLPVGVEAVSLLGDTLRALPLAADVRARYERQLAEARLAYEHTPRDADSVIWLGRRLAYLGRFREAIDVYTRGIARHPSDARLYRHRGHRYISVREFDHAVADLVRASDLAFGTADQVEPDGQPNAQNRPIGTLHSNIAYHLGLAYYLQGDFAHAAAVFDREVDAARNDDRRVSALHWLYMSLRRQGRDAEAEEAIVPVKREMQVIENGTYHRLLLMYKGILPPDSLLTSGPNGEMSVTDATAAYGVANWHLYNGRRAEAERIFRRIVAGGQWGAFGYIAAEAELARRR; encoded by the coding sequence ATGCCTCTCGCCCGGCGCCCCCTGACGGCCTGTGCCATCCTGATCGCCGCGTGCACGCAGGGCTGCGCCGCGCGCCCGCCCGCCCCGGCGCCGCTCCCCGTCGGCGTGGAGGCCGTCTCGCTGCTCGGCGACACGTTGCGCGCCCTGCCGCTCGCCGCCGACGTGCGCGCGCGCTACGAGCGGCAGCTCGCCGAGGCGCGTCTCGCCTACGAGCACACGCCGCGCGACGCGGACTCGGTCATCTGGCTCGGCCGCCGGCTCGCCTACCTCGGGCGCTTCCGGGAGGCGATCGACGTCTACACGCGCGGCATCGCCCGCCACCCGTCGGACGCGCGGCTCTACCGCCACCGCGGGCACCGCTACATCAGCGTGCGCGAGTTCGACCACGCCGTCGCCGATCTCGTGCGCGCCTCGGACCTCGCGTTCGGCACCGCCGACCAGGTGGAGCCCGACGGCCAGCCGAACGCGCAGAACCGGCCGATCGGCACGCTGCACTCGAACATCGCCTATCACCTCGGCCTCGCGTACTACCTGCAGGGCGACTTCGCACACGCGGCCGCGGTGTTCGACCGCGAGGTCGACGCCGCGCGCAACGACGACCGCCGCGTCTCCGCGCTGCACTGGCTGTACATGAGCCTTCGCCGGCAGGGGCGCGACGCCGAGGCGGAGGAGGCGATCGTGCCGGTGAAGCGCGAGATGCAGGTGATCGAGAACGGCACCTACCACCGGCTGCTGCTGATGTACAAGGGGATCCTGCCCCCCGACTCGCTGCTCACGAGCGGGCCTAACGGGGAGATGTCCGTCACCGACGCGACGGCCGCGTACGGCGTGGCGAACTGGCACCTGTACAACGGCCGCCGCGCGGAGGCGGAGCGGATCTTCCGCCGCATCGTCGCCGGCGGGCAGTGGGGCGCGTTCGGCTACATCGCCGCCGAGGCGGAGCTGGCCAGGCGTCGGTGA